gaaatTCCCCTTGTGGACaattgctcatgtttatgtttcattgtgtcataaattttaaggttttatgacaataaaaagtattcttttgtattctattctattctattcactcgcgcgcgcgcgcgcacacacacacacacacaaacacacacacacagaaacaccacacacacacacacacacacacacacacacacacacacacacacacacacaccacaacacacacacacactgaaacacacacacacacacacacaaacaccacacacacacacacacacacacacacacaaacacatcacacacacacacagacaccacacacacacacacacacacacacacacacacacacacacacaccacaacacacacacacacacacactgaaacacacacacacacacacataaacaccacacacacacacacacacacacacacacacacaaacacacactcacacacaaacacacacacacacacacacacacacaccacaaacacacacacacacacacacacactacacacacacaccacacacacacacacaccaacacacgcacacacacatcacacacacacacacacacacacacacaccacacacacacacacacacacacacacacaccacaacacacacacacacacacaccacacgcgcgcacacgcacacacaccacacacacacacacacacacaccacaaacgcacgcacacacacacacacacaccctctctctctctctctctctctcttcactcaccgGCATGCTGCAGCAGCAGTGTGTGCAGTTTCTTGCAGCGCTGGACGAGCGTCTTGAAGGAGGAGCCCTTGACCCTGAGGCAGAAGTTGAGGGCCAGGCACTCGATGTGGATGCAGTTGGAGGCCAGCATCTCGATGTGCGAGTCGTCCAGGAAGGTGATGCCGTACAGGTTCACCACGCGCAGGTTGGGCGTCTGGGCCTTGATCTTGCCGATGTTGATCACCTCGTAAATGTCCTCTTCAGACTCCGAGGACAGCTCGAAAGTTCCTGGAGAAGAGAGGACAATTATATGGGCTTGTTcggctgaggaaaaaaaaaagagagaggaaaaacaaagagtgggtggtgggggtatagCTTAAAAGTTCCCTGTTTGATCTTGCCCATGCTGATCACCTCTTAGTGTCCTCTTTAGACTGACTCCGAGGACAGCTCGAAATTTCCCGAAGAAGAGAGGATATGGGCTTGTTCAGccgagagagaactcagaactcagaactgttttaatgtaaggccaccgacctgtatacacatAAATGCAcgtgctatacacacacacatttgaaaaccCAATCTTGAGTTGgacgaacaacaaaatgttaggaagaataaactgataatacaactaaactaaataaaaagctaagggtaaCTGAGAAACATGTccttcatctaagactgagcgctttctgctctctgttttaacgcgtaaaaaataaacattgctacatctcttgacacaatgctgttgacattttgaagtaagtggggtaatatgggaatccttaaattttgtatatgcttggataagtatttctttctcggAATACCGTATTGTAGACAAATtaccagtacatgaatttcgtcttcgtaccctccacaaaaggtacagtttttcaggctatccttataatGCTCATTAgctttaagttcgtttactccaaatctggagagggagagggatgtggggaggggggtataatTTTAAATGTTTCTGTTTGATCTTGCCGATGTTGATCACCTCACAGATCTCTTCAGACTCGAAAGGACAgttcgaaagaagaagaagaaggaggaggaggagaagaagaaattgaaaagTGTGACACGTATGAACGAATAATATGAGCATCAGAATACAGCTTCTTGTGATATTGAGTCCGGAGGAACTGAGATGTTCGCTCCAGGTTTacacgcatacatgtgtgtgtgtgtgtgtgtgtgtgtgtgtgtgtgtgtgtgtgtgtgtgtgtgtgaaagcgtgcgcgtgtgcatgcgtgcacgagtgtgtatgtgaatgagtttctgtgtgtgtttcatggtgcgcgtgtgtgcatgtgtgtatgatatttatatctatctatctatctacctatttatgtgtatatgtatattacatacatacatatatatatatatatatatatatatatatatagagagagagagagagagagagagagatgtatatatatatacatacatacatatacacacgtgtgtgtgtgtgtgtgtgtgtgtgtgtgtgtgtgtgtgtgagtgtgtgtgtgtgtgtgtgtgtgtgtgtgtgtgtgtgtgtgtgtgtgtgtgtgtgttgaatgacgggacagaaagacaggcaggcacagagtaGAAGAGAACAGTTCCGTATAAACAGCAGTCAGCGAAATGCACACGATGAAAACAAAGTGGAGagcgagaaagggaaagggaaggggaaggggaaaggagGGTAGGCAGGGATGGCAAATGTCTGTTATCTCACACATCATTATCCGGCTGCTTTTTAACACCAGCTGTCTTcaacaccccctacccacccaccaccgcccctcttcccaacacccccacccctcttcccaacAACCCTCCCCCATACCAACTCCGTTAACTTTCATTTCACCATTACATACAATACATCCGTATCCGCCTTTCCGCACAAACACATTCCATCCCCTCTGAAACCTCCCACCCagctcacacccctccccccagacacacacacacacacacacacacacacacgcacgcacgcataccctCTCCCCTTTActccctccacctctaccccctctcGCATCCAAACCTCCCTCTACTCTGGTATGGTAACAGATGCAGGGCTAGGGGGACATTCGTGTGGCAACAATAaaatgatgacagacagagaactcatcCTCATCCATATGCTTGCGAGCATTTCGTTTGTTCTGGACTGAGAGCAACGTTGTTCGAGTGGCCAGAAGACATGTTCAttatgtaagtgagagagagagagagagagagagagagagagagagagagcgggggacgggggagagagagagaggcggagaggagagagagagagagagaaggggggaggggagggagagagagatggagagagagagagatggagatggagggagagagagggagggagagagagagagagagaaacacacacacacacacacacataatatatataatttcttaaaagtatatcatattatatcatacaccctaaaaaagacaaaggaaaaaaaacctacaaaaataacccccaaataaaacaaaacagaaaccgtTGTGAAATATGTTCGATTACTgggctctaaaaaaaaaaaaaaaaaaaaaaaaaaaaaactttaataaATGTTCCGTAACCCTGTAAAAACGCCATTCAAACAACGATTGCACGTCACGGCCATGTTGTAACGTTAAGGACATTTCATTCGGGAGttcgaaaaacaaaagaaaacagccatTCAAACAACGATTTGCACGCAACGACCATATGGTAGCGAAAAGGACATTTTATTCGGGAGTTCGAGCGTGTCATACAACAGCTGTGGACCACATTTATCAACCAATATCATGTTATTCCTTATCATGGTATGTAAGCACAaacacgataatgatgatgatgatgatgatgatgatgaccgtcaTGTACAATATGATCATACGGACGACCATTTCATGTATGTTGCtagattttttttggattttttttttttaacacagccaTACATGAATAAAAAATACCATATGTGTCCCTCTCTACTATACTTCTATACAACACATATTATAAAAACAACACAGTATTTCATGTCATtgtagtctttcagatgagacgataaaccaatgtccTGCATGCAACATGCACTAAGCACACGTAAAAGATcgtacggcaacaaaagggttcacTTTGACAGTATAAAACAGCTAAGCCCGCAGactgaagtcttttttttttacaatgggtGGCGCTACATTGTGGCGTCGGGTATAACTCGGgtagagcagcacgaatttcacttggagaaatatgttgtaacaTAAATATAATAAACAGAAAATATAAtaaaatcgaacacacacacacacacacacacacacacacacacacacacacaccaaaaaacaaaaaataaaccgaCTGATCTCGGTATCGGGTGACAGCTGGGGGCCATTTTAatcacccaacaaaacaacaacttattgTTCCCTTGCATGGTTTGTAAGCACGTacttgataatgacgatgatgatgactatcatGTACAACACCATCATACGAACGACCGTTTCACATGAATACATGTACACTGTtgattttttggggtggtggttgggggggactGTTCTCAATGGAACTCTTTCAGATCTGCGTTCTACAAATCAACACAATATTTCTGAGGTGTAGTTGTCAGGAACTTCATAAACAACGATACCAATTACATATTATAAAGTCTAAGAGAAGTCATACTGTTTACATACCAAACGACAAGCAAAAATACACATACccgaacatgcatgcatgcacatgaaacAATCAAGAGTGACTGGGAgagtcacaaacatacacacgaaaaaaaaagtatcacattaAATGCACACAAAATAAGCAATTGTATGAACACTAATGACTAAGAAAGAATTGCTCATCTCCAAAAAAGTTAACAGataattgtgcatgtgtgtgtgtgtgtgcgtgtgtgtgcgtgcgtgcgcgcgcgcgcgtgtatgtgtgtatgtctgtgtgtgtgtgtgtgttcaaaaggaAGAAGGTGGTGTCACTTAcaatcactctttctttcttgtttcttttgtataGATTTACACACGCAAAGAATGTCCTGAATCCAAGAACACAGCTTCAACATCTCAGAAAGcaacaatgaagaaaacaacaccagacacacagaaagacagcgtCAAAGACAAGACGAAATCAacagaggaagggaagaggagaaagtgtgatggtggtgggaggtaaacagacaaacagactcagaTGGTTTGATGTGCTTCGGCCATGGaaatgggaggagggggtagtaGGAATAAATAATCCTGCTGTAACATAGAaacaacagccacacaaacagggaaagaacgagaaggagaagaagcccGACTAAAACAACGACACCAAAAACACTGATCATCGTTTCATTATCGATACTGCTATCATAACGCCTATATTCGGTCagcgaccaagctctaagcgctgtacaaatatAAGGCCATTTGGcgtttgcacaacagactgcataCCTGGATATAGCCCActgaaagcaaataaacaaacaaaacagactcaaacgccccctcctccaccccctcccccgcccccgcccgccacctcccacccccacaaaacgCTGGGCAACTTACCAATCAGGTGCAGCACCTCGATCGAAGGCAGGCAGCAGTAGATCCTCCTCATGAAGCCCTCCAGGAAGATGACCTCGCTCAGACAGATGCACAGCGAGCGCAGGTTGCAGGGGAAGGCATTGAGGTCGTTGAAGTCGTGCAGCTGCATGGCGTTGGAGAAGTCGAGCGTCATGTGCTTGAGGGCCGGGCACTTGTTGGACAGCTCGTGCAGCACGGGAGCCGTGATGAGCTCGCTGGGCAGCTCGATGGACTTGAGCGTGGCCCCGAAGCGCATGCCGATGAGGTGGATGAGCGCCTCCTGGCTGTACACGTGCAGCCCGGAGTACTCGGGCCGGAGGGAGACCACGTTCCACAGGCGGCTGTCGTAGGCCAGCAGGCGCCAGCGGCGGCACACCTGGGCCACCTTGCCCAGCTCGCGGTGCTTCAGGAAGGAGAAGACGCTCAGCAGCAGCTTCTCGGGCAGCTTCTCGATCGTCAGCAGCTGTGGACAACAGACACGACACGGGTTTCACTGTTGTCCACGTTGACAAAGACTGGGGCATTATTGTGGTGTTCCTACACTCATCCTTACTACCATCCAAGCTTGAATCACACTCAGTGAATGCACAATGCTCGCAAagcaataagaaaataaaaatatagGCGAGAGGGCAgttgggtgaggggcgggggagggggtgtgcagtggagagagggggggggggacttaatGTTATAATTACATTATTGACATAAAACCACATAGATGTTAAAAACATATCGAGCGCATTAAAAACTCGGATACAGTGATACTCTCTGAACAGACAACGGAGCTAGCCaacggacatagacagacacgATATATCAACAACATTATTTCCATTCATATCGCACCATTCTGTGTGAAGTATGTTCGACTGTGCTGTACAATGAAAATTGTAaaaatatgtatttaaacacCCAAACGACAACTTGCACGCATAACCCTGCAACCAAATACTCCACAcaaatttatatacatacatacacaaaaatatcACGCACGAAactcatcatacatacatatcagaATGTCTAGTTATACTTCATGTCTACAGATATTCATGTAAAACAGTACAAAAAGTATGCATGCatcctttcaaacacacacacactgactgaaaccatttattgtcagattaactgtttgttgtactgacaacacacacacacacacacacacacacacacacacacatacaaactcatacatacaccctccaccccaccccctctccacacacacatacacacacacacactctctctctctctccgtctctttctttctttctttctgctctttcaTCCAGTTGAGAACTGCGGTCATGTTCTGAAGATAAACGGAGTTCAAATGCAGGGCGCCCAAAATATCACGTGCCGATATTCTTGGCAATCTTCATGGGTTATCACGCTGTTCCTATAAATCATGTACCAGAGGGCTAATGACTCCTGCCTGCCCTGAGAATAAAATCAGTCGCGAGCATCGTAATAGttgagtggttgaagcgttggactttgaatctcaGTGTTTCGGGTTCGAAacttggtaacggcgcctagtggataaatggtggagattttcacgatctctAAAGTCAACATgtatgcagacctgttagtgcctgaaccccattcgtgtgtatacactcgcagaagatcaaatacgcacgtgaaagatcctgtaatccatgtcaaagttcgatgggttatggaaacaagaacatacccagcatgcacatccccgaaaacggagtatggcaaacaacatggcggggcaaataaacaaaacggtcatacatgtaaatatGTTACATAAGTAtcgtataagtatccatatcatcatcaccatcatcgtcatctcatGAAAAACATaactttcagattcagtttcaagaaagCGTCAAAGCGTACGGACTAATCCATAGACGTTACGCCACattcacaaaaaataataaataaataatttaaaaaaagattcaGAAGGGAGggagcagatgccagaccaacGCAAAGACAGACCCAAGACGGTGCTCAGAGCCTAGAGAGACCACCAATGCTGCATGTAAAACAACGACTTCAAAACTCTGCAGTTTGCTCCTCGTGTTGTTTCTGGCTGTCAGTTACACGGACTTAGTATTGATTCTGACTGTACACATTTCCGTGAGTGTACAAGTGTATGTGGGTGCGCGCAGGTTCGCTGAACGTGGCCCATTTTTGTTCTTATCTTATTCTAATCATTTGCTGTCAATATGCCTTTCGttcttattttatatttttttgtgcattcacttatttgtttcttttcgtttatttttttttctatttcattccaAAACCTGACGGCTAAAGCGAGGGTCAGGTAGCCgctcctcttttgttgtgcttcCAAGACAgatgttggagtctcccgtcggaccgacggatgagtaggcaggcaggcttatatgtcggtgtgtgtcctcatatgggagacgaggccgattctggatgcgcagcacttcccacaggtgttgcaagggaaaacgtctccagaagttgagccctgcttccttcgctcatgcttctccttaatggccagcgttctcttgttttcaaacatctttatgccactagagcacagcatcctccagcaagagcggtcaagggcatcagtttcccaggaaacgatgtctatgtcacaggctttgaggtttgtcttcaaggtgtccttgaagcacttgcagggtcttccaggttcgcggtggccttccttcagtcggccatacaagagcatctttgggatcctccTGTCTGtaatgcggacaacgtgtcctgtccagcgtagtggcaatggatcagcaggctttcgatgctgggcaggccgctcgtCTCTAGGACCTAAGGATCTaagacagatgtggtgttgcgcatatggatcagtcaggcTGCTTTGACACCTCGTTGACACTGAAACCGGAACTGACGTCATTGATGACTGTGGAagttgactctctccctctccctcatggTCTTAGCTTCTTTTACGTCctcgctcttttttttcctttccactctctctctctgtgattgatGAAGGATGGGGTAATCGTGAAggactgtttttttgtgttgtttttttccattgtcttTTCATTTATTACCTTTTGTTCACaatttgcttcctttttttgtgttgtttttttccattgtcttTTCATTTATTACCTTTTGTTCACaatttgcttcctttttttgtggtgttttttttttttttttggggggggggggggggggggttgggggggaaagaGCATCTTTCTTGCTTACCTATTACCTTCGTAAATAAAGAatatgtcttctcttgtcttgtcctcgctctctccatctttttctttcttttttctttagcttttctttctttaattttgtactccagggctctctctctctctctctctctcttacacacacatactcttctctcacacacactcgctctcccgccaacacacacactggcattgcATGTATACATAACACACGTGCGTGTGCCTCATGCACAAAGGAAGTAAGAGTTTCAGTGCATcgtgcagcacacacacgcacacacacacacacacagacacacacacacacacttacacctaaATGCcagcaccccacacacactctggaaGTCAAAGCACACACGCCACaaccgatttgtgtgtgtgtgtgtgtgtgtgtgtgtgtgtgtgtgtgtgtgtgtgtgtgtgtgtgtgtgtgtgtgtgtgtgtgtgtgcttttctttcgtTATCTCTATTTTTTTCCTTCGGAAGAGTAAGCCTTTGTTATTTTtgcttccaaccccacccccctcctccccacacacacaccctgccctctTTCCCCTTCCTGCCCTATCCTCCCCCTGTTTCACTGCACCTCCATCTTTGCttgctccccacccacccccctcccgttcTTCTCCAACCAATGCCGGAGTCATGAACGCGTTTTCCGATGCCTTCCTCATTATTCATGATCATGTACAAAACTCTGTCTTTAACCGTATTTAGTAATGACTCAGTGCCATGGCTTTTCAGCACAGCTTATTGTTTCGATCGGTTTTGTCGCCCGATTTCTATTTTACGCAGAGTTTCCATTTCTGGAACTGACTCGACTCTTATCTATATCGGTCGCATCTCGTGTCTGCTTGCGCTGATGTATCATTTCCCCCTGATTCACTTGAGAATACTTTGTATGATGTAGGTAAAAGACTACACGtgcaaccgcgcgcgcgcgcgcgcgcacgtgtgtgtgtatgtgtgtgtgtgtgtgtgtgtgtgtgtgtgtgtgtgtgtgaatgtgatgtctgtggctgtgttatGTGAAGATGTATTTGGTTTGACCAAAACATGGCTAAAtggcatggggagagagagagagagagagagagagagagagagagagagacagacagacagagacagagacagagacagtgacagtgagagaaagtgaaaggaagtggagaggaaaaagaatgaggggaaataaagagagaaagaaagagagacagacagacagacagacaacaaacacggAGGGACGGCAGGGATTTTCCAAGAAGCAGTGCCATGTAGTGGTT
The sequence above is a segment of the Babylonia areolata isolate BAREFJ2019XMU chromosome 19, ASM4173473v1, whole genome shotgun sequence genome. Coding sequences within it:
- the LOC143293795 gene encoding F-box/LRR-repeat protein 4-like isoform X3 produces the protein MKSKLLTIEKLPEKLLLSVFSFLKHRELGKVAQVCRRWRLLAYDSRLWNVVSLRPEYSGLHVYSQEALIHLIGMRFGATLKSIELPSELITAPVLHELSNKCPALKHMTLDFSNAMQLHDFNDLNAFPCNLRSLCICLSEVIFLEGFMRRIYCCLPSIEVLHLIGTFELSSESEEDIYEVINIGKIKAQTPNLRVVNLYGITFLDDSHIEMLASNCIHIECLALNFCLRVKGSSFKTLVQRCKKLHTLLLQHAGVEDQHMQSVPWEASSVQELDLTSTELSEDTLENVLLRMPGFTFLGLGYCEFFSDKVLEKLMEMGKFQRLQALDISYTHALSENAIYKFLQLHGFNLRGLMLVGKPKLTENFWLNVIPYLKNIRICVLGTANGWFLRMQSRVHVDQIVEAFAQHCARLERVEIQWDPDTIRFSDKSNKFIDHIRLRCPYLRSLTLSDGEYYELVKSNFERADRMKVVRTTTNYTTSIVSLLHNFNDLLFN